In Nycticebus coucang isolate mNycCou1 chromosome 5, mNycCou1.pri, whole genome shotgun sequence, the DNA window TAACTGTCAACATATGCCGTGGTGTTTCCTTGTAATGTTGTGCTTTGTCTGACATATTTGCTGATTTTTACCATGCAGTGttcaaaaaaaatctgtttcccatGGTtatacaaaacaattaaaaatcagtTTACATTAAATTCAAATTAGCAAGAGGTATAATTTTCCAATGTAACCGTAAGTTTTAAATGAATGCCAGAGCTTagaattttaatagattttgatTTGCACGATAAAGAAAACTgaacttctttttctaaattcacCAGCATATAAAAAGTAGCAATTTCCCTCCAAGCACATCCTTTTGGTTCCATTTTACTAGGCTATAAAACTGACTCCAAAAACATGAATTTGAAAATCCCACCTAAAAACTGCACTGGGTTCTAGAATGGCTAGagcccatccctctccctctggaTTTGACTTGGAAAGCACCTTGCTGGCCCCTAAGAGTCCTTTCCAGAAGACCTGATCTGGTACCTGGTCTGCAGGAGCACCAAAACAGTTTGGGACAAGCTACCTCCGAGCACTGGGAGGTCTGGGGCAGGTAACTGCTCTTGAACTGCCTCAAAATTTCTCAGTGATTGACCTAGACAGTCACTTCCAGGAAAGAAGAGAGTGTCTGGACTTACTATTGTTGCCCACTTTAGACACTGAAGGTAAACAGATTGAGTTTTCTATCTGATTAACAGCCCCTAGACAAGTGCTGTTCCTGACTTCCCAATGAAGAATTCACCCCCCtcgaaagaaaaagaaaagaaaaaataacccacaaaaaagatagaaaaagaagaaaactaaccACATCACCAAAAACTAAGAATAATAGACCAACTACTGCAAAAAGCCAGAAAGAAGTTACTTTCACAATAAACTGAACACAGCTCAAGTGAAAAGAGTATCAATGCTGGGACTTGTGAAACAGCAGAGCCCTCTAAATGTTAAAAAGACATTAATACTGAAAATGACAGTATTTAACAATCATTGAGTACTTGTTATGTGCCAAGGTTTGTAGTAAGCACTTAACCACCacctcatttttttaattctcagaagAATTTTGTgagataattaatattaatattttttgtactctactgatgaggaaactgataaATGGAAGTACTAAAACACATCAAGGAACTCAATCTaaatttgtgtatatgtgtgtgtgagtagcATgtgtaaaaatgtaaatatctatGCATATATGTCctctacaaatatttaaaataaaattaaaatccctcATATCCCTCACTAGACTGAAATAGCCTCTTAATGTTTTGGCATTTTCTTCATTCGTGATAGATACACAGAGATATAAATGTcctaaacatttaaatataatttttagtaaataataCATTGTAACAAATGTATTATCACCAATCTTGTGCCATATTGTTGGGCATCAAAGTTGAGTCTGTTATTTTGCTATTCCAAATAATTCACAAATGCTTATTTCTCTAGGGTTGATTCTGGTGAGTGGAAGCACTGAGTTAAATCCCTTTAAACTGTAGAGTCTCTTTTATCAGCAAAGCGTCAGTTCTAGCAGGACAAGACCATGACGTAAGGGCACAAAGGCATTCAATCATTAACCCTGTACATGCATAAATATTTGCAGATGGCACTTGAAATATATCAAATGTATTTAGACCAGAGACGCAATCtattatcaaatttattttcacaaagatTACAACAACCTATATATACTTTAGTCGGGTTTGAGAGTAGTAACCATTTGCCAACATTTTCCCCAACTTATCAAAATTACAAAACTCAGCCAACTAAATCGGTGGGAAAGTTGTTACTGTGTTAGTGCAGACTAATTTCTATGTAATTCTAAGCCACTTGaatttcttctgttctttgtaCACTTACAAATTAGTGTTctactagaatttttattgattttttttgatgaatattttggTGATAGCTAGTCTTTTAAAAACTGAGCCATTTTCCATTTTGCTATTAAACTTCttgctttttgctttaatttccaACATATAGAAAGTTATATTTTCTGTAATCAAAtatattgtttcattttgttttttcttatattaGTGACCTCAACATGTTTCAAATACAGACATAAGACACTTTTACTTAAAATGTAACTTCTTCATGGATTTCAAGTTTCTTTGGCTATGTGGAGTAAGGCTGATGATCTGAGTGGCTCTATGGTTTGCTAAATTGATAATTACACtagaacaattaaataaatagctCTCTCTTTAACTCTAGATGTGTAGTAACAATGTTATCAACTAGAAAGTAACACTCTATATCAAAAACTGCTCTAAGCTATAAATGAATATGTAAGGTATTGGGTACTAGGGTCAAATTCAAAGCATTTCCCTGTTGCTTCTAGAACAATTGGTACCATTATTATTTAAGTAATTTATTGATGCAGATTTTGATTTTCTCTAAGTAACACAAAGTACCATTTATTACAACTTTTTACTTGGTTTTAATATTAGCAAAACAAGTACCCTCTCAttgttcagtttttaaatatttttattttttattctcccAAGTAAACTTTAGAAATACTTTTTCAAGAGCCAAcataattatgattttaatataatGATTGTGTTGCAAATAAGTTAATACGTATGCAGTGGATACACTGTCCTTCTTTTTACTAAGTAAACTCAAGTATGTTTTAAACattaagtaaacaaatgggataaAGTTATATAATATGTTATCCTTACATATTCCAATGGCTGAAAATGGGAAGTTATGACTATATATATTCTTAGGTATATGTTTATGTACCAATACTTGTTTCATACACGGGTATTTGTTTTCATCCTATCATCTTACCGCACTCTcttattaattttaacatttcaaatttgTGTTTCAGTTGATTCTATCAGTTTTTCTGGGCAATGCTGCTATCTGCAAATAATGATTATCACTTCATATCTAAAAGTTTTCCAATTCATTTGTTTCCGGCcatatttacttaaaattctGGACTGGTGTTAAATATGTCAAATGGACACCGTTGTAGAAGAGCTCTTCCTTTGCAGGACTCACGGGAAGTGCAGCACGTCCTGATGCCCCTCCTGGGCCAGCGCATTCCTCACAGGGTCCCTGTGCCATGTCTGTCAGGCCCCGCCATGTTCTGAAGACTGTAAATTTTATGTTGCTAAAAATAATCAGGacaaggggtggcgcctgtggctcaaaggagtagggcaccggtcccatatgctgggggtgggtgggtgggttcaaacccagctctggccaaaaactgcaaaaaaaaaatcatcatcatcatcatcatcaggaCAGGGATAGTAAAACCCATTGAATTGTATTCTTTCAACAGGTGAatgtttttatatagatatattgagtttttatatagtatatgttatattttaataaagatgtTAACTTACAAAATGAGAGAGAAGAGATAAAAACAGTTAAGTCATAGCCTCAAAAAAGTAGTTAGGTTGGACCCCTCAAATGTTCTTGGTGGGAATGCAGATTGGCAGAGCTCATATTAAATGGGATTTGGCAATATATAATCTagatctttaaaaacatttttacttctATCTCTGAAGCAATAGTTATAATAATCAGAAATGTTGACAAATGTTTACTTTAAAAGGCCAGgcagggcatagtggctcacacttatgaTCCTatcactccaggaggccaaggcgggtgtcctgcttcagcttaggagtttgagaccaagctgagcaagagtgagaccctgtttctactaaaaatagaaaaactagcctgtgtgatggagggcacctgtagtccctgctaacgggtaggctgaggcaagagaccaggagtttgaggttgctgtgatctatggcTCCATGGCATTTTAGCTTGAGGCAACCGAGTgagcccctgtctcaaaaaacaaaaaatgaaaagaaaaaaaagaaaaaggctatcCATTATAGTACAAATTGCATAAGTGGCTCTTTTCAGAAtggattattaaaaaattatggcATATGCATATGAGGCACCAGTatatagcaaataaaaattatgcttGGAAGGATACTTAATGACACCGGCAAGACCTTAtaaacaaggattttttttcccattgtgttaaaatatatatctgtATTTGTGTGGATGTGCAATGTAatggaaaacaatgaaaagaaatataccaaatatTAATGCAAGATAACTCTGGTGATGTGATTATAGGCAGTTTTATTTACTACCCTGCATTTTCTTTcaatttccaattttcttaaaaaatgcatACGTTatttgtaaaacagaaaaatcaatatattttatcACTTTTGAAAGTGTTGTTACTGATGTCCACACAAaacctgcacatgaatgtttatagcatctttattcataatcgccaaaacttggaaataatcaaggtgtccttcagtaggtgaatggataaataaactgggaTGCATCttcaatgaaataatattcaacactaaaaagaaatgacttaTCAAGTCATGAAAAACCACAGGAgaatcttaaatgcatattagtaagaaaaaaaagacaatctgaAAGGCTGcgtactgtatgattccaattatataacattctggaaaagaaaaaaattacagagacaGTAAAAGCATCAGTAGTTATCAGGATTtaggggagtcagagagttgaACAGGCAGAGGACAGAGGATTTTTATAGCAGTTAAACCATTCTGTATGATATTATAAAGGTAGACATATGTCATTCCACGTTTATCAAAACCCGTAGAATGTACAACATCAAGTGTGAACTTTAATGTACACTATGggctttgggtgataatgatgtgtcagtgtGGCTTCATCACTAGCAACAAATGCACCCTGGGACACGGATGGTACATGGGAGGTGGGGTGAAGGGTATAGGGCAACTCTGTTTGTTTTCCTGTGGCAGAATCTCTAACTCTCCAAAATGTAATTGTGTAATTCTATACACTCTAGAAATGCGCTCTACCAATGTTCAGTTAAGAGTCAAGAaactcgcctgtagtcccagctactcgggaggctgaggcaagagaatcgcctaagcccaggagttagaggttcctgtgagctgtgtgaggccacggcactctaccgagggccataaagtgagactctgtctctacaaaaaaaaaaaaagagtcaagaaaCTGAAGACCTGAGTAAATTATCTTTAAAGAGCAATCTAGTCCCTCATATGAGCAGCCTTCCACGGTGGTACTGCTGAGGTAACATTGTAATGAGCTTTTAGAAGAATCACACGTGTCAGAAAGGGGATGGTAAGAATAAGGAGTGATGAAATAGATTTTAGAAGATGCAcctaaaaatattaatgttatgAATGTTATACTATTTCTTTTATATCTTGACTAATTCACATTTTCTTGTGTAGTTTCTACAGAATACTCCTTTCTGTCTAGGAAGATGTTTTGTTTAATAGACATAGCTGAATTTATTTTGCTTAGGTGACTTCAGTTAGGAAGAAGTTCCTTAAGAGAAGTTGACCCAGAAATTTGGAGAATAGCTCCTGATTCCTTGAACAGCAAGTTATCTCAAAGGCAGGGGCTCTACGAAGGTCTGCTCTGACTCAACCTTCATTACAACATCCAGAtggagaaacagaagaaaattctgcCTTATGTCTCGCTTCCCTTGACAAAAGTCCTtcaaaataagggaaaaaaagaaagaagaaaaagaaaaatgataagctATTTAAAGCTATGAAATATGGTTAATTTTTTGTATAATAATTTTCCTATCAGGTCCTTTAGAAACTGATATTTTAGtccaataaaaaaatagttacaataataatatagttaaaaacaaaagataagtCATTTTAACAGTAGATGAATAACCATTGAAtgtaacatatatataaataacatacatatatatgttaacATATATGTTCCCAAATCAAAAAATGGGgcaattcattttgaaaaatgttaatgtATTAGTATTTTGGTACCCAGGAATAAAGAATCAGGTTTtataaatttaagtcatttaaccTTAACTAATGTCTTACAGAAGCAATTTCATCAATCCCATTTCTGTCATTGGTTATTTGtaaaacttttctaaatttttcacacttgtaataaaaaaagaattttttaaagagttttattctttttttttttttttttttttaagctaattATACATTGGGAAAGGTTTATTAAgaaagggtttttatttttggttgttttttattgtagGGGGAATGAATGTGCTAtggttccttttaaaataattttcttaagtaaagATATGCTTTCATGACAGTAGAAAATAAATCGATTCAGTTAcctaccaaagaaataaaatattgatgttACCTCCTAAGTTAAACATAGCTGGCAATTCTTAACCACTTTCCAAAAAGACCAAGGAACAAGGTAAAAAAGTGAGGATTTTCCATCTTCCAAACGATCAGGCAGAAAATACAACCCATCAGCTACAGAATTAGTAATAGCAAACTCTAATGCTTTTCCATACTAGGTACTGTACTTAATTTACACACCACAATTCCACGTTTAACCAATAAATGAGTTCCATTTAACCCTTATAAACTATTAGGTCATGCCtactattctttttaatggctttaGGCAAGTAATTGCAGATACAACAATATAAATGCTAATTTCCTAGATGTGACAACTGctaaaaagaattttcagaactACATTAGATATTAATGATAGATCTACAGAGGCTAATTTTAAAGTGCCTATCAGGGCATAATAAATCCTACGGAAGCCTCAGCCTCTGCAATATCACCATAGGTTAATAGCTTTAGAAAtcataaacattgaaaaaaacaaaaaacaaaaaaaaccccacaaatcaTAAACATTAATATGGGACACTCCAAGAAAAAACTGTTCAGGTGGCATCTAGTTTCTTATAGGCTTCTTCAATGAGTGTTAACATGTTCTTAATCTGGGAGGAATTATGAAGAACATCCAAGTCCTTTAGAAGAGCATTCTGGTTTGGAATTAGTGTCAAAATTTCTTGCTGAAGTGTGGGTGCTTTGAGACTTTtctgagaaagttctggaagagAGAGTACATTACTAATATCCATTTGAAGCACTTGTTTTAgtgtcttctcttcctcttctaccTCACTTTCCAGACTTTCAATTTTGTTCTTTAGGCTCTGAATATCCTCAGTCATCAATTCTGCAGTCTCtaccattttttctatttcttcctgcaatAATGCCAGATCTTCTTTATTAGCTTGCTCCCGTGCCCTTTCCACATCCAGTAGACTTGACACATGAGTTAAATCCTTCAGCTTTTCAGGAGGGACTTTCAGGGTTTCACAAAGTTGTAGCAATCTTTTTTTCAGTAAGTTGAGATGatactgtatttcttctttttctcgaCTACTATTGCtcaaaattgttattattactgattCCATTATTGTTTGCAACTGCTCTCTGCTACTCTTTGAAAGTGGTTGCCAGGTTTTCCTTTTGTTGGGTGCtatctttatctgttttatattaGTATGCTTTGTTTGTCCTTCAGAAGACAGATGGTttgaatgacttttatttctttttcctgtgtttctaaCCTTTTTCTCTGACAACTCTTCATCATCAtcagttttcctttttgaatttctttttaactgtt includes these proteins:
- the LOC128586671 gene encoding centromere protein Q-like, producing the protein MPGNPHVSKKKSQQLKRNSKRKTDDDEELSEKKVRNTGKRNKSHSNHLSSEGQTKHTNIKQIKIAPNKRKTWQPLSKSSREQLQTIMESVIITILSNSSREKEEIQYHLNLLKKRLLQLCETLKVPPEKLKDLTHVSSLLDVERAREQANKEDLALLQEEIEKMVETAELMTEDIQSLKNKIESLESEVEEEEKTLKQVLQMDISNVLSLPELSQKSLKAPTLQQEILTLIPNQNALLKDLDVLHNSSQIKNMLTLIEEAYKKLDAT